The Candidatus Omnitrophota bacterium genomic interval TTAACACAACGGCATTAATCGAATAGCCGAGCTTGCCCAACACATAGCCGCCCAGCTCCCAGTTCCCAAGATGTGCGGAAAGCAGTATCACGCCCTTGCACTGCTTGAGCGCTTCTTCCAGATTGGAAAGATCCGCCAGTTTAACATTCTTATTTATATAGCCCGGATCGATCAAAGAAAATCTTAAAAAATCTACAAGATATTTGGCGAAATTCCTGAATACCTCTTTTACTATCTTCTGCAATTCCTTGTCCGTATCACCCGAAGGCCTATTAAGTATAATTTTTAGGTTTTCGGTAACCGCGCGCCTTTCCTTATCGTACATGCTGTAATAAATATCGGCAAGGATACGGGCAACGCTGTAAGAGAATTTCAGAGGAAGGGCAAGCACAAAAATACGGCCTATTCTGTATAAAAGATTATGGGCCATTCCTTAAACAATCTCCATCATTAACTTTGCTATCCTTACCGCACTATCCGGCTTGGACAACTCTTTCGCCCTGTCACTCATCAATCGCAGCTTTATCCTGTTATACAATAATTCCTCAAGCAACACGGCGACATCCGCAGGCTCCTGGGCTTTAACTGCCACGCCTTCTGACAGCAAGAACTTTGTGTTCATAGCTTCCTGGCCCGGCAGAGGATTAACTATAAGCATAGGTAACCCCTTGGCCAACGCCTCTGCGGTAGTAATACCGCCCGGTTTAGTAACTATGATATCGGAAGCCTCCATAAGCTCGTCTATATTATCCGCGAAAGGCAGCACTATTATTTTTTTGTGAAAATGTTCAACGCGCCTTGAAAGCCATCTGTATAATTTCTTGTTCGTGCCGCAAGCTATAATGATATTCAGCTTCAGGTGAGATTTATCGAGCAGCAGGACCAAATCTTTTAACGGCCCTAACCCCTGAGTGCCCCCCATAATCAGGATAGTCGATGCGTTCTTATCCAAAGAAAGTTTCTTAAGTATATCGTCTTTTACAAGCGGCGCAAGGAATTTGGCATCCAGGGGTATTCCGTAATCCATTATCTTAGACGGCTCTATACCGTTATCTATGAGCTTCTTCCCTGTTTCCAGCGAAGGCACTATGTATCTGTCAACGCTGTCAAATATCCAGTAAGAGTGCGGGGCATAATCGGTCAATACGCCAACAAGCGGCGTATTCACACCAAATGTCTTTTTGTAATCCGCGATCAGGCCGCATGGAAACGCCTGCGTACAGATTACTCCATCGGGTTTAAATTCATCCAACAACGTCTTTAGCTTTCCGGTATTGGCCTTATGTATCTTATCACGCAGCCTATGCACCTGCCTTAAGACCTTCGGATTATCATAAAGATAATCCCATATCTCCGGTTTTCTCTTCACGACGCTCATGTAAGCGCCGTTTATAACCTTCTCCATTATGGGGTTGGTATAGTTGAATAGGTTTATATTTAAGGTCTCCATGTCCGCAGAGATAGCGTGAAGAGCGCGCTCTATCGCTATGCTGGCACAATGGTGGCCGGAATCTTCCGATATGTATAAAAGCAGTATCTTCTTTCCCATTTTTACTCTATGGTTGCTATAACTTGCCCTACATTTGCGCTATCACCTTCATTTACCAGAACCTCTTTTATCTTTCCTGTAGCCGGTGACGGCATATTGAATGTGGCCTTATCTGTAACCAACTCCACAAGGTCCTCACCCGTCTTCACATCATCTCCGGGTGCCTTAAACCAGAAAGATATGCTTGCCTTGTCAACGCCTTGCGCTAACGGCGGCAGAGTAACATTTGTCATGTGACACCTCCTTAAAATTTTCTTCAGCCATATATGAGCTCCTTACAAAGGGCCCTGCGCTCATATTTTTAAACCCCATATCCTTGCCGTGTTTTATAAATCTTTGAAACTCTTCAGGTGTCACAAACCTGGCCGCGGGATAATGATTTTGCGAAGGCCTCAAGTACTGGCCTATAGTCAGAATATCGCAGTCCGCATTGCGAAGATCTCTCATCGCCTCGACGACCTCTTCTTCTTTTTCTCCCAGGCCCACAAGAATGGCGGACTTCGTAAGCGTCCCCGGACTGATCTCTTTAATAGATTTCAATATACCGAGCGACCTTGAATAACCCGCGCCATTACGGACAGCCGGATAGAGTCTGCGTATCGTTTCGATATTATGGCCTATTATGTCAGCGCCGGATAATGCGACGGTCTTTACAGAGTCTGCGTTACCGGCAAAATCGGGAATGAGCAACTCTATCACCACATTGCGCAGTCCGTGCTTTATGCATTCTACCACTTTTACAAATTGGCCCGCGCCCCCGTCCGCCAGATCGTCCCTCGTTACGGATGTTATGATAACATACTTTAGGCCAAGACGACTGACGCAATCTCTGATGCGCGCGGGCTCTTGGCAATCTACCGGACTTGTATTGCCCTTATCAACAGAGCAAAACGCGCAAGTTCTGGTGCACACGCTTCCAAGTATCATGAATGTTACAAACTTTCTCGAAAAACATTCATTAAGATTAGGGCACCTGCTCGACTCGCATACCGTATCTACAGAAAGATCCGATAGCGCTTTTTTTGTATTAAAGAACTCCTCGTTAACTACTATTCTTTTCTTAAGCCACTGCGGAGTAAAGTTCATATCCTGTCCGCGCCTCGTCAATGCCGAATACTTTACCGAATTCATCCAATAAAATTCTCTTTGCGGAACTTAAAGGCACTTCCTGCCTCAAGAGCTCTTTAAGCGAAGTTATTTTCAGGCCCTTGATGCCGCAGGGATTTATCATTGAAAAAAAAGCCGTATCATTATTTATGTTTATACTAAGGCCATGACAAGTAACCCAGTCCTTAGCGGATATGCCTATAGACGCTATCTTTTTATCGCTAACCCATACGCCGGTTGCGCCATCGATCCTTATGCCTTTGACACCGTATTTTTGAAGAAAATTTATCGCTACCTCTTCCATATCCCTAAGGTACCTATGCAGATCCTTAATCCTTTTTCTTAAGTCTATTATAGGATAAACAACCAGCTGGCCCGGAGAATGAAATGTTATATCTCCTCCCCTGTCGACATCGATTACTTTGATACCCTTTGCGGCCAGTTCATCTTCTTTAGCCAAAAGATTTTTTCTCGATCCGGATCTTCCTATGGTAAATACAGATGGATGCTCAACAACCATAACTGAATCGGATATTTCTCCCAGCCGCAGCTTACTTACAAGCTCGCGCTGCATCTTTAACGCTTCGGTATAATCTATTATGCCTAAGTCTAATATCATACGCTGTGTATCGGAGTCCCGCAGAATATATGCGCCGCCTCCTGAAATATCTCGGATAATGTCGGATGGCCGTGTATCACATGGCTTACGTCTTTTATATTTATCTTCCTGGCTTTCGCGAGGACAGCCTCGGCTATCAGATCGCACGCCTCTTCGCCGAATATTTCAACTCCAAGAATATCTCCTTTTGGATCCCCGATAATCTTTATAAAACCTTCGGGCTTGCCCATGATATAAGCCTTGCCAGATGCAAGATACGGGAATTTCGCTATCTTTACATCTGTATATCTTGCCTTCGCCTCTTCCTCGGTCAGCCCTACACTGGCTATCTCTGGGTCCGTCCATATACAATTCGGTACGCAGGAATAGTCCGCCTGTCTTGCCTCTCCGACTATATTATCTACCGCGAGAATGCCGTCATACGATGCTTTATGGGCCAACTGCGGGCCGGGCACACAATCCCCTATGGCGTATATATTCTTTACACTGGTGCGCAAGTTTTCATCCACCGCTATCCTGCCGTTTTTGATCTCTATGCCCATCTCCTCAAGGCCCAGGCCCTCTATATTCGCTTTACGCCCTACCGCGATAAGAACCTTCTTGGCGCCGGGGCTGGAAGCGGGGTCAAATTTCGTGGATGTCCGGACAACGACTCCTCTTTTCTTAAAAAGAGTCTCCATCTTTCTCGAGGCCTCTTTTGACTGCGTGGGCAGGATCCTGTCTAAAAGTTCCACTATGGTAACGTTGGATCCGAGCGTATTGAACAGGCTCGCAAATTCGCATCCTATAGCGCCCCCACCGACTATCGTGATATTCTTTGGGATCTCCTTAAGATTTAAAATACCATCGCTAGAACATGTATCAACCTCATCTATAGTTATACCGGGAATGCTGCCTGGCCTGGAACCCGATGCTACTATAATAGACTTGGCGGCAATATCCTCACCATTAACGGTCACGGCACCGGAAGACTTTATTTTTGCCAAGCCTTTTATAAGCTCTATCTTATTGGCCCTGAACAAAGTTTCAATGCCGGTTCTTAATCGCGTAACGATGGTTTCTTTACGCGATATAACCACTGGGAAGTTTATTCTGAAATTATCTACTTCTATACCGAATTCTTTTGATTCTTTGACTTTGGAAAGTATCGATGCGGACTGAAGCAGCGCCTTTGTGGGAATACAGCCCCTATTTAAGCAGGTACCGCCGGAAAGATCTTTTTCAATAACACATACATTTAATTTTTTGCGGGAAGCGTAAAGGGCCGCAACGTAACCACCCGGCCCTGAACCTATAATTACGAGGTCATAATTTTTCGCGGGGTTCATTATAAGATATTATTGAGGCTCTTAATAGCCTGTGCCGACTTCAAGAAACAGTTCTTCTCTTCCTCTGACAGGTCCAGCTCTATGACTTTTTCCACTCCGCCCCTGCCCAGCTTGCAAGGGACCCCAACGCATATATCGCGCAGAGAATATTCGCCTTCAAGATAAGCTGACGCGGCAATAGTCTGTTTCGAGTCATTCAATATAGCGTTTATCATCTTAAATACAGCCGCACTGGGCGAATAATAAGCGCTGCCGGAACCAAGAAGCGATACGATCTCAGCGCCCCTGTCGCATGTCCTCTTTACTATCGCATCAAGCTTATCCTTAGCCATCAAAGACCCGACCGGCTTGCCGCCAACCCTGGTATTTGAAATAAGCGGCACCATCGTATCGCCATGACTTCCAAGCATATATGTTTCAATAGAACTTCTCGGAACCTTTAACTCGTTAGCTAAAAGATATATAAAGCGCGAGCCATCAAGAACGCCGGCCATGCCCATTACTCTTTGCTTAGCAAAGCCTGTAAGTTTTAAGGTAAGGTATGTCATTGTGTCGAGCGGGTTTGTCACAACTATCACTATCGAATCAGGGGCGTGTTTTTTAATATTAGCGGTAACATCTTTTATTATACCCGCGTTTTTAGCCACCAGGTCATCACGCGTCATTCCGGGCTTTCTCGGGAGGCCCGCGGTAATGACCACTATGTCCGAGCCGGCTATCTGGCTGTAATCATCAGTTCCTATAATATTGTTTTCGTGGCCTACTATCGGTGAAGCGTCGAGGAGGTCAAAAGCTTTGCCCTGCGCCACATTCTTGAGAATATCAAGCAGGACCACATCGGCAACGCCGCTTTCCAATATCCTCTGCGCCAATGTCGCGCCAACAGCGCCTGCGCCTATAACGGCTATCTTGCGGTTCTTATTCGTCATTTTATCTTCTTTATAATGGCGTCGGCCATCTGGCTTGTGCCTACGGCAGTAGGGTCGTTTTTGTCTTTTTTAAGATCGTATGTAACGGCTTTACCCTCTTCAATTACTGAAGCAACCGCTTTCTCTAATTTTTTCGCCGCGGCTTCTTCGCCGATATACTTTAACATCAAAACCGCCGATAATATTATAGCCGCAGGATTGGCCTTGTTCATGCCCTTGTATTTTGGAGCGCTTCCGTGGGTCGGTTCGAAAACAGCGACCCCGTCACCTATATTAGCGCCCGGAGCAACTCCAAGGCCGCCGATAAGGCCTGCCGCAAGGTCAGAAATTATATCGCCATAAAGATTGGACAGCACGAGGACATCATAATCTTCCGGCTTTTGGACAAGCTGCATGCACATATTGTCTACTATCCTGTCATCGAAGGCAACCTTGCCCTCATAAGACTTCGCGACTTCGCGGGCAACTTCCAGAAATAATCCGTCTGTATACTTCATTATGTTTGCCTTATGAACGGCTGTAACTTTTTTTCTGTTATTATTGACGGCGTATTCAAAAGCGAATTTTACTATTCGCTTCGTGCCCTCTATAGAAATCGGTTTTATGCTTATAGCGGAACCGGGCCTTATTTTTTTGCCGCTCATCTTTTCCAGCGTTTTAATAAGGTCGTTTGTGCCGCTTTGGCCCTCTTCAAATTCTATTCCCGCGTAA includes:
- a CDS encoding glycosyltransferase → MGKKILLLYISEDSGHHCASIAIERALHAISADMETLNINLFNYTNPIMEKVINGAYMSVVKRKPEIWDYLYDNPKVLRQVHRLRDKIHKANTGKLKTLLDEFKPDGVICTQAFPCGLIADYKKTFGVNTPLVGVLTDYAPHSYWIFDSVDRYIVPSLETGKKLIDNGIEPSKIMDYGIPLDAKFLAPLVKDDILKKLSLDKNASTILIMGGTQGLGPLKDLVLLLDKSHLKLNIIIACGTNKKLYRWLSRRVEHFHKKIIVLPFADNIDELMEASDIIVTKPGGITTAEALAKGLPMLIVNPLPGQEAMNTKFLLSEGVAVKAQEPADVAVLLEELLYNRIKLRLMSDRAKELSKPDSAVRIAKLMMEIV
- a CDS encoding lipoyl domain-containing protein, yielding MTNVTLPPLAQGVDKASISFWFKAPGDDVKTGEDLVELVTDKATFNMPSPATGKIKEVLVNEGDSANVGQVIATIE
- the lipA gene encoding lipoyl synthase; the encoded protein is MNSVKYSALTRRGQDMNFTPQWLKKRIVVNEEFFNTKKALSDLSVDTVCESSRCPNLNECFSRKFVTFMILGSVCTRTCAFCSVDKGNTSPVDCQEPARIRDCVSRLGLKYVIITSVTRDDLADGGAGQFVKVVECIKHGLRNVVIELLIPDFAGNADSVKTVALSGADIIGHNIETIRRLYPAVRNGAGYSRSLGILKSIKEISPGTLTKSAILVGLGEKEEEVVEAMRDLRNADCDILTIGQYLRPSQNHYPAARFVTPEEFQRFIKHGKDMGFKNMSAGPFVRSSYMAEENFKEVSHDKCYSAAVSARR
- the lipB gene encoding lipoyl(octanoyl) transferase LipB; its protein translation is MILDLGIIDYTEALKMQRELVSKLRLGEISDSVMVVEHPSVFTIGRSGSRKNLLAKEDELAAKGIKVIDVDRGGDITFHSPGQLVVYPIIDLRKRIKDLHRYLRDMEEVAINFLQKYGVKGIRIDGATGVWVSDKKIASIGISAKDWVTCHGLSININNDTAFFSMINPCGIKGLKITSLKELLRQEVPLSSAKRILLDEFGKVFGIDEARTGYELYSAVA
- the lpdA gene encoding dihydrolipoyl dehydrogenase; translation: MNPAKNYDLVIIGSGPGGYVAALYASRKKLNVCVIEKDLSGGTCLNRGCIPTKALLQSASILSKVKESKEFGIEVDNFRINFPVVISRKETIVTRLRTGIETLFRANKIELIKGLAKIKSSGAVTVNGEDIAAKSIIVASGSRPGSIPGITIDEVDTCSSDGILNLKEIPKNITIVGGGAIGCEFASLFNTLGSNVTIVELLDRILPTQSKEASRKMETLFKKRGVVVRTSTKFDPASSPGAKKVLIAVGRKANIEGLGLEEMGIEIKNGRIAVDENLRTSVKNIYAIGDCVPGPQLAHKASYDGILAVDNIVGEARQADYSCVPNCIWTDPEIASVGLTEEEAKARYTDVKIAKFPYLASGKAYIMGKPEGFIKIIGDPKGDILGVEIFGEEACDLIAEAVLAKARKINIKDVSHVIHGHPTLSEIFQEAAHIFCGTPIHSV
- the mdh gene encoding malate dehydrogenase, with product MTNKNRKIAVIGAGAVGATLAQRILESGVADVVLLDILKNVAQGKAFDLLDASPIVGHENNIIGTDDYSQIAGSDIVVITAGLPRKPGMTRDDLVAKNAGIIKDVTANIKKHAPDSIVIVVTNPLDTMTYLTLKLTGFAKQRVMGMAGVLDGSRFIYLLANELKVPRSSIETYMLGSHGDTMVPLISNTRVGGKPVGSLMAKDKLDAIVKRTCDRGAEIVSLLGSGSAYYSPSAAVFKMINAILNDSKQTIAASAYLEGEYSLRDICVGVPCKLGRGGVEKVIELDLSEEEKNCFLKSAQAIKSLNNIL
- a CDS encoding isocitrate/isopropylmalate dehydrogenase family protein; protein product: MSKHNITLIPGDGIGPELAQAARRCVDALGLDINWEIMEAGEGCIEKYNTPLPVPTLESIKKNKVAIKGPITTPIGKGFRSVNVELRKSLDLYACLRPCRTYKGVRSRYEDIDIVIVRENTEDLYAGIEFEEGQSGTNDLIKTLEKMSGKKIRPGSAISIKPISIEGTKRIVKFAFEYAVNNNRKKVTAVHKANIMKYTDGLFLEVAREVAKSYEGKVAFDDRIVDNMCMQLVQKPEDYDVLVLSNLYGDIISDLAAGLIGGLGVAPGANIGDGVAVFEPTHGSAPKYKGMNKANPAAIILSAVLMLKYIGEEAAAKKLEKAVASVIEEGKAVTYDLKKDKNDPTAVGTSQMADAIIKKIK